The following is a genomic window from bacterium.
ATCGTCGCCTCGCTCGGCAAGGCGCCGGTGGAGCGGATCAAGCTCGACACCAACATCCCGTTCTTCGCGCGCCAGAAGAAGATCGTCCTCGAGAACTGCGGCGAGATCGACCCCGAGCGGATCGAGGAGTACGTCGCCGTCGGCGGCTACGAGGCGCTGGGCAAGGCGCTGTCGGGGCTCGGGCCGGCGGAGGTCGTGGCGCAGGTCGTCAAGTCCGGGCTGCGCGGCCGCGGCGGCGCGGGGTTCCCCACCGGCCTGAAGTGGACGACCGTCGCCAAGGCCGAGGGGGCGCGCAAGTACGTCGTCTGCAACGCCGACGAGGGGGACCCGGGCGCGTTCATGGACCGCTCGGTGCTCGAGTCGGATCCGCACCGCGTGCTCGAGGGGATGGCGATCGCCGCCTACGCCGTCGGGGCGCAGGAGGGGTACATCTACGTCCGCGCCGAATACCCGCTGGCGATCAAGCGGCTGCAGGTCGCGATCCGCCAGGCGGAGCGGGCGGGGATGCTCGGCGCCAACATCTGCGGCACGCCGTTCTCGTTCCACGTCGCGCTGCGGCTCGGCGCCGGCGCCTTCGTCTGCGGCGAGGAGACGGCGCTCCTGAACTCGATCGAAGGGCGGCGCGGCTCGCCGCGCCCGCGCCCGCCGTTCCCGGCGGAACGCGGCCTGTTCGGCATGCCGACGCTGATCAACAACGTCGAGACGTTCGCCAACATCCCGCCGATCGTCCGCCGCGGCGGGGAGTGGTTCGCCTCGATCGGCACGGAGAAGAGCAAGGGGACGAAGGTCTTCGCGCTCGCCGGCCGGATCGGGAACACCGGGCTGATCGAAGTCCCGATGGGCATCTCGCTGCGCGAGATCATCTACGACATCGGCGGCGGGATCCCCGGCGGCAAGCGGTTCAAGGCGGTGCAGACCGGCGGGCCGTCCGGCGGCTGCATCCCGGCCGACTTCCTCGACATGGCCGTGGACTACGACTCGCTGGCCAGCGTCGGCTCGATCATGGGCTCCGGCGGGATGATCGTCATGGACGAGACCTCGTCGATGGTCGACGTCGCCTGCTTCTTCATGGAGTTCTGCATGAGCGAGTCGTGCGGCAAGTGCGTGCCGTGCCGCGTCGGCACGGCGCAGATGCACGACCTGCTGCGGAAGATCCTCGACGGCGAAGGCACGCCGGACGACGTCAAGGCGCTGCAGGAGCTCGCCGAACTGGTCAAGAACACCAGCCTCTGCGGGCTCGGGCAGTCGGCGCCGAATCCGACGATCAGCACGCTGCGCTACTTCCGCCACGAATACGACGAGCTGATCGCCGCCGCCGGCGGCGGCGAGGCGCGGGAGGACCGGCAATGACCGCCCCGCAGATCATCACCCTCAAGATCGACGGCCAGGACTGCGGCGCGCGGGCGGGGGAGACGATCCTCCAGGTGGCGCGGGAGAACGGGATCGAGATCCCGACCCTCTGCCACCTCGAGGGGCTCCATCCGGTCGGCGCCTGCCGCCTCTGCCTCATCGAGGTCAAGGGGATCCCCAAGCTGCTGCCGGCCTGCGTCACCGCGGCGCGCGACGGGATGGAGGTCGCGACCGACTCCGAGCGGCTCAAGAAGTACCGCGTGCAGATCCTCGAGCTGCTCTTCTCCGAGCGGAACCACGTCTGCTCGGTCTGCGTCAGCAACGGCCACTGCGACCTGCAGTCCTTGGCGCAGCAGCTCGGGATGACGCACGTCCACTACCCGTACCGTTTCCCGAAGCTGGGGGTGGACGCGAGCCACGCGCGGTTCAACGCGGACCACAACCGCTGCGTCCTCTGCACCCGCTGCGTGCGGGTCTGCGACGAAGTGGAAGGGGCGCACACCTGGGACCTCAAGGGACGCGGCGCCGCCTCGGAAGTGATCACCGATCTCGACGCGCCGTGGGGCCAGTCGGAGAGCTGCACCGGCTGCGGCAAGTGCGTGCAGGTCTGCCCGACCGGCGCCCTCGGCGAGAAGGGGCGTTCCGCCGGCGAAATGACCAAGCGGCGCACGTTCCTTCCCTACCTGCAGATGATGCGGGAGGCCAGACGATGAGCAAGGCACGCGTGGCGACGCTCTGGCTCGACGGTTGCTCCGGCTGCCACATGTCGTTCCTCGACATCGACGGCAAGCTGGTGGACTTGGCGCCGCGGATCGAACTGGTCTACGGCCCGCTCGTCGACTTCAAGGAGTACCCCGAGGGCGTGGACGTGGCGCTCGTCGAAGGCGCCGTGGCGAGCGACGAGGACGTCCACAAGATCAAGGAAGTCCGCGCCAAGACGAAGATCCTCGTCGCCCTCGGCGACTGCGCGGTGACCAGCAACGTGCCGGGGATGCGCAACCCGTTCGGCCCCGCCGCCGTGCTCGACCGGGCCTACAAGGAGAACGTCTCCCTGGCCCCGGGCTGGCCGGACAAGGACATCCCGGCGCTGCGCAAGCGGGTCACGCCGCTGCACGAAGTCGTCCCGGTGGACGTCTTCGTGCCCGGCTGCCCGCCGCCGGCGGAGGCGATCTTCTTCGTGGTCGCCGAACTGCTCGAGGGGCGGATCCCCGATCCGACCTCGCTGACCCGTTTCGGCAAGTGAGGGGGCGGGCATGGGACAGAAGATCGAAATCGCTCCGGTTTCGCGCATCGAAGGACACGCCAAGATCACGCTCCAGCTCGACGACCAAGGGCGCGTCGCCGACGCGAAGTTCCACGTCACGCAGGTCCGCGGCTTCGAGAAGTTCGGCGAGGGACGGCCGTTCCACGAGATGCCGTCGCTCACCGCGCGGATCTGCGGCATCTGCCCGGTCAGCCACCTGATCGCCTCGGCCAAGGCCTGCGACGCGCTGCTCGCGGTCAAGATCCCGCCGACGGCGGCGAAGCTGCGCCGGCTGATGAACCTCGCCCAGCTGCTGCAGTCGCACGCGCTGTCGTTCTTCCACCTCAGCGCGCCCGACTTCCTGATGGGCTTCGACGCCGACCCGGCGCGCCGCAACATCCTCGGCGTGCTCGAGGCGCACCCGACGATGGCCCGCGACGGCATCCGGCTGCGCCAGATCGGCCAGCAGATCATCCAGATGCTCGGCGGCAAGCGCGTCCATCCGGCGTGGGTCGTCCCCGGCGGCGTCAACGAGCCGCTGTCGGCGGAGAAGCGGGAGGCGATCCTGGCGATGCTTCCCGAGGCGCTGACGATCGTCCAGCGCACGCTCGGCTTCTGGAAGACGGCGCAGGCGGAGTTCCGCGACGAGACGCAGACCTTCGCCAACATGCCCACGCTCTTCCTCGGCCTCGTGGACGAGAACGGCCAGCTCGAGCACTACGACGGCAAGCTGCGGCTGGTGGACAGCCGCGGGGACGTCGTCGTGGACCGCTTCGAGCCCGCCCGCTACGCCGAGATCATCGGCGAGGCGGTCGAGCCGTGGACCTACCTCAAGTTCCCCTACTACAAGCCGCAGGGCTACCCGGGCGGGATCTACCGCGTCGGTCCGCTGGCCCGGCTCAACGTGATCGACCGCTGCGGCACGCGGCGCGCCGACCAGGAGTG
Proteins encoded in this region:
- the hoxU gene encoding bidirectional hydrogenase complex protein HoxU encodes the protein MTAPQIITLKIDGQDCGARAGETILQVARENGIEIPTLCHLEGLHPVGACRLCLIEVKGIPKLLPACVTAARDGMEVATDSERLKKYRVQILELLFSERNHVCSVCVSNGHCDLQSLAQQLGMTHVHYPYRFPKLGVDASHARFNADHNRCVLCTRCVRVCDEVEGAHTWDLKGRGAASEVITDLDAPWGQSESCTGCGKCVQVCPTGALGEKGRSAGEMTKRRTFLPYLQMMREARR
- a CDS encoding Ni/Fe hydrogenase subunit alpha, whose protein sequence is MGQKIEIAPVSRIEGHAKITLQLDDQGRVADAKFHVTQVRGFEKFGEGRPFHEMPSLTARICGICPVSHLIASAKACDALLAVKIPPTAAKLRRLMNLAQLLQSHALSFFHLSAPDFLMGFDADPARRNILGVLEAHPTMARDGIRLRQIGQQIIQMLGGKRVHPAWVVPGGVNEPLSAEKREAILAMLPEALTIVQRTLGFWKTAQAEFRDETQTFANMPTLFLGLVDENGQLEHYDGKLRLVDSRGDVVVDRFEPARYAEIIGEAVEPWTYLKFPYYKPQGYPGGIYRVGPLARLNVIDRCGTRRADQEWAEFRELHRGAVLSSFYYHHARLIEALFAVEKMEELLSDPEILSPHVRAVAAPNCFEGVGVSEAPRGVLIHHYKIDEHGLITWANLIVATGHNNLAMNQGVLQVARHFVRGTKIEEGMLNRCEAVIRAFDPCLSCSTHAVGQMALAIDLRAPDGALVDHVER
- the nuoF gene encoding NADH-quinone oxidoreductase subunit NuoF encodes the protein MTPEELRQTAEAEQAAQKKFDHHIDVCVAAACLSSGAGAVKDALEKEVKDRNLHECCKVRGVGCMGLCKAGPLVKAEPDGVMYEGVKPDDAFDIVASLGKAPVERIKLDTNIPFFARQKKIVLENCGEIDPERIEEYVAVGGYEALGKALSGLGPAEVVAQVVKSGLRGRGGAGFPTGLKWTTVAKAEGARKYVVCNADEGDPGAFMDRSVLESDPHRVLEGMAIAAYAVGAQEGYIYVRAEYPLAIKRLQVAIRQAERAGMLGANICGTPFSFHVALRLGAGAFVCGEETALLNSIEGRRGSPRPRPPFPAERGLFGMPTLINNVETFANIPPIVRRGGEWFASIGTEKSKGTKVFALAGRIGNTGLIEVPMGISLREIIYDIGGGIPGGKRFKAVQTGGPSGGCIPADFLDMAVDYDSLASVGSIMGSGGMIVMDETSSMVDVACFFMEFCMSESCGKCVPCRVGTAQMHDLLRKILDGEGTPDDVKALQELAELVKNTSLCGLGQSAPNPTISTLRYFRHEYDELIAAAGGGEAREDRQ
- a CDS encoding NADP oxidoreductase produces the protein MSKARVATLWLDGCSGCHMSFLDIDGKLVDLAPRIELVYGPLVDFKEYPEGVDVALVEGAVASDEDVHKIKEVRAKTKILVALGDCAVTSNVPGMRNPFGPAAVLDRAYKENVSLAPGWPDKDIPALRKRVTPLHEVVPVDVFVPGCPPPAEAIFFVVAELLEGRIPDPTSLTRFGK